One region of Turicibacter bilis genomic DNA includes:
- a CDS encoding NUDIX hydrolase gives MKKLKEKQLTSQEYYRNSFLKVTEDEVILPNDKQAKRVVVHHPGGVNLIALDEANRLMLVEQYRYPIEKATLETPAGKIEPGEETGVTAKRELEEETGYTCESLQMIGRFATSPGFCNEYIENFLVINPQKLDYEVAGDEDEFINLYHVTKEEALKFVEEGRICDFKTIYAIQYLILHHQW, from the coding sequence ATGAAAAAATTGAAAGAAAAACAATTGACAAGTCAGGAGTATTATCGCAACTCATTTTTAAAGGTGACAGAGGATGAGGTCATTTTACCAAATGATAAACAGGCCAAACGTGTCGTTGTTCATCATCCAGGAGGAGTGAATTTAATCGCCCTAGATGAGGCGAATCGTTTAATGTTAGTCGAGCAATATCGTTATCCGATTGAAAAAGCGACCTTGGAAACACCAGCTGGTAAAATTGAACCCGGAGAAGAAACTGGTGTGACAGCTAAGCGTGAATTAGAGGAGGAGACAGGCTACACGTGTGAATCGCTACAAATGATTGGTCGTTTCGCCACGTCACCAGGTTTTTGTAATGAATATATTGAAAACTTTTTAGTCATTAATCCCCAAAAGCTAGATTATGAAGTGGCTGGAGATGAAGACGAATTTATTAATTTATATCATGTCACAAAAGAGGAAGCCTTAAAGTTCGTAGAGGAAGGGCGTATTTGTGATTTTAAAACGATTTATGCGATTCAATACTTGATCCTTCATCATCAGTGGTAA
- a CDS encoding glycoside hydrolase family 10 protein encodes MGYYKIHTYQLTCDCPYCQRIRSSNASVQSNTEVAQETSHELMRQTARQDTSEGNLITLNNAFTQAPITVGGEVVYVPKVLGPKKEELRGVWITTVRNNDFPSKAVYENGFNLELFKSEFLAILRRCKALTLNAIFFQVRPEGDAFYESGVNPWSAYLTGEQGVKPDWGDFDPLTWMIEVTHQEGIEFHAWFNPYRLTPVGDPNSTKQSLLNSLSDTHYARRHPDWVYYFNRQIYLDPGVPEVREFIVQTVMEVVQNYAIDAVHFDDYFYPYSYEAEVNGQPTVISFADESPDYATYEANHEPNQDIDTWREQNINQLVYTLSRTIHEYDVENGKSIAFGISPFGVWASAEETEGVGSNTSSAQLSSLSEYVNSKLWVDEEWLDYIVPQNYWSLSDSLSSFAEVAAWWNKVVGNSRTQLYMGLGLYLYNEDYQHPAWQNPEEIVDQIRYLRTLSDNDGYVFFTYHNLIAYDNNEPGQQVLNQALSRLENEVLTTYSLVPPRPWLQMRVTNPVQNLMVTPCDEECTLIQFEDSLENNSQYYVIYRVPRARYRETIDFSDASYILDVIGKNKGEVVQHYTDTTADPNAVYTYAVTALSQAQVESSPVSFVYIP; translated from the coding sequence ATGGGATATTATAAAATTCATACTTATCAATTAACGTGTGATTGTCCATATTGTCAACGAATTCGTTCATCAAACGCATCCGTGCAATCGAATACAGAGGTGGCACAAGAAACGAGTCATGAGTTAATGAGACAAACGGCTCGACAAGATACATCCGAAGGCAATTTAATCACCTTGAACAATGCCTTTACACAGGCACCTATTACAGTTGGTGGAGAAGTGGTTTATGTACCGAAAGTATTAGGACCTAAAAAAGAGGAATTGCGTGGGGTTTGGATTACAACGGTACGTAACAATGACTTTCCTAGTAAGGCAGTTTATGAGAATGGGTTTAATCTGGAATTATTTAAATCTGAATTTTTAGCAATTCTTCGTCGCTGTAAAGCATTAACTTTAAATGCAATCTTTTTTCAAGTTCGACCTGAAGGAGATGCCTTTTATGAATCAGGTGTCAATCCATGGAGTGCTTACTTAACAGGTGAACAAGGCGTTAAACCCGATTGGGGTGACTTTGATCCCTTAACATGGATGATTGAAGTGACCCATCAAGAAGGGATTGAATTTCATGCCTGGTTTAACCCGTACCGCTTAACACCAGTGGGTGATCCAAACTCAACGAAACAAAGTCTATTAAATTCATTGAGTGATACACATTATGCGAGACGTCATCCTGATTGGGTTTATTATTTTAATCGTCAAATCTATTTAGATCCAGGTGTTCCAGAAGTTCGTGAGTTTATTGTTCAAACCGTCATGGAAGTTGTTCAAAACTATGCCATTGATGCCGTACATTTTGATGATTACTTCTATCCGTATTCATATGAAGCAGAAGTTAATGGACAGCCAACGGTCATTAGCTTTGCTGATGAAAGTCCAGATTATGCGACTTATGAAGCTAATCATGAACCTAATCAAGATATCGATACCTGGCGAGAACAAAATATTAATCAGTTAGTCTACACATTATCACGCACCATTCATGAATATGATGTTGAAAATGGAAAAAGTATTGCATTTGGAATCAGTCCATTTGGGGTTTGGGCCTCAGCTGAAGAAACGGAGGGCGTAGGTTCGAATACTTCATCAGCCCAGTTATCCTCTTTAAGTGAATACGTGAATTCAAAACTATGGGTGGATGAAGAATGGTTAGATTATATTGTGCCACAAAATTATTGGTCATTGTCAGATTCTCTTTCATCGTTTGCGGAAGTAGCTGCCTGGTGGAATAAAGTGGTTGGGAATTCTCGTACCCAACTTTATATGGGATTAGGTTTATATCTTTATAATGAAGACTATCAGCACCCAGCTTGGCAAAATCCTGAAGAAATCGTCGACCAAATACGTTATCTTCGCACCCTTTCTGATAATGATGGTTATGTGTTCTTTACTTATCATAATTTAATTGCTTATGATAATAATGAGCCCGGTCAACAAGTGTTAAATCAGGCTCTTTCTCGTTTAGAAAATGAAGTCTTAACCACTTATAGTCTTGTACCCCCTCGACCATGGTTACAAATGCGTGTGACTAATCCGGTACAAAATTTAATGGTGACACCATGTGATGAAGAATGTACTTTAATTCAATTTGAAGATTCACTTGAAAATAATAGTCAATACTATGTGATCTATCGGGTTCCTCGAGCAAGATATCGTGAAACGATCGATTTTTCAGATGCAAGTTATATTTTAGATGTCATTGGAAAAAATAAAGGAGAAGTTGTTCAACATTATACAGATACAACTGCTGATCCAAATGCCGTTTATACTTATGCGGTCACCGCGTTATCACAAGCGCAAGTAGAATCAAGCCCTGTTTCATTTGTATATATTCCTTAA
- a CDS encoding DNA polymerase IV, translated as MGTPIFRIIFHIDLNAFFASCETILRPELQNLPLAITGEKSSKRGIVVTANYVARQYGVHSAMPLMQAKKKCPHLVVASANFDLYRKISQQFIQLLHEYSDQVEKASIDEAYVDVTHLYQEIHPLHLAQQIQQRIFNELKIGCSIGVAPNKFLAKMASDMKKPNGITVLRKRDLPHILWPMPIEEMFGVGKASSPKLKQLGINTIGDLVHYKDVDKIEQLFGHHALKWIENAKGNDQNPINPNKYEVPSSIGHSTTFSKDYCFAEEIKAEAKRMCIKTSNRLKKYGLYAKTISIQLKDTSFKQITRSQTVQIPIQSVNELYPIIEELFDEHWEGQALRLIGVNTTNLVNTNKVTQQLNLFNYQSFASEEKLNQTIQQIKTKHGTHLIQKGIQKGQK; from the coding sequence TTGGGAACGCCGATATTTAGAATTATATTCCATATTGACTTAAACGCTTTCTTCGCTTCGTGTGAAACGATATTACGACCAGAATTGCAAAACTTACCGTTGGCTATTACAGGTGAGAAGTCTTCGAAGCGTGGAATTGTGGTTACTGCAAATTATGTTGCTCGTCAATATGGGGTTCATAGTGCCATGCCACTGATGCAAGCTAAAAAAAAGTGTCCACATTTAGTGGTTGCATCGGCGAACTTTGATTTATATCGAAAAATATCTCAGCAATTTATTCAGTTATTACATGAATATAGTGATCAAGTTGAAAAGGCATCCATTGATGAGGCGTATGTGGATGTCACTCACCTTTATCAAGAGATTCACCCGCTTCACTTAGCACAACAAATTCAACAACGCATATTCAATGAATTAAAGATTGGATGCAGTATTGGTGTCGCACCGAATAAGTTTTTAGCAAAGATGGCTTCTGATATGAAAAAGCCGAATGGGATAACGGTTTTAAGGAAACGAGATTTGCCACACATCCTATGGCCGATGCCGATTGAGGAGATGTTTGGGGTAGGTAAAGCCTCTTCACCTAAATTAAAGCAATTAGGGATAAATACAATTGGCGACTTGGTGCATTATAAAGACGTTGATAAAATTGAGCAACTCTTTGGGCATCATGCACTCAAATGGATTGAGAATGCAAAAGGCAATGATCAAAATCCAATCAACCCAAATAAGTATGAAGTCCCGTCCAGCATCGGTCATTCGACGACCTTTTCTAAAGACTATTGTTTTGCTGAGGAAATAAAAGCAGAGGCCAAGCGAATGTGTATTAAGACGTCGAATCGATTAAAAAAATATGGTTTATATGCTAAGACGATTAGTATTCAATTAAAAGATACGTCATTTAAACAAATCACACGGAGTCAAACGGTTCAAATTCCGATTCAAAGTGTGAATGAACTCTATCCAATCATTGAAGAGCTATTTGATGAACATTGGGAAGGACAAGCCCTGCGCTTAATTGGAGTGAATACGACGAATTTAGTCAATACGAATAAAGTGACTCAACAATTAAATCTCTTTAATTATCAGTCGTTTGCGAGTGAAGAGAAGTTAAACCAAACCATTCAACAAATAAAAACAAAACATGGGACCCATCTTATTCAAAAAGGGATTCAGAAAGGACAAAAGTGA